A single window of Drosophila suzukii chromosome 3, CBGP_Dsuzu_IsoJpt1.0, whole genome shotgun sequence DNA harbors:
- the LOC139352817 gene encoding uncharacterized protein — translation MPSTLPTGTLSCRHSIAWEISNYLIDLVADYFKDRVLTYSSDVGEHKYLVTGGVPQGSVLGPILWNVMYDGIIRLVLPAGCTVVGFSDDIALVTVAKTLDEITDMCSLAIDTLMCWLADNGLAVAEHKTEAVLISSRKTVDSQSIQINCSHLKDDGQYSRTETAQQKDYSHSGDIYHIVRRAHMGRSHEDRIIQPPVQSCFRGSRASGSRYYTDRPAGGRTKNWEHRKQDSTQQHDRGMAKERRHGQVDFYLTQMISGHGCFKEYLHRFNHEPNPYCDHCGTGSIEDAEHALFICPLFVRYRAEAETTTVCNLTADNVISCMLESQSKWDAIANMAAGILKELRRRERSRRIQP, via the exons ATGCCTTCAACTCTGCCAACTGGAACCTTGTCCTGCAGGCATTCCATCGCATGGGAAATCTCGAATTACCTGATCGACCTCGTAGCGGACTACTTCAAGGACAGAGTGCTAACATATTCCTCTGATGTCGGAGAGCACAAGTACCTGGTGACAGGAGGAGTACCTCAAGGCTCAGTCCTGGGCCCGATACTGTGGAACGTCATGTACGACGGGATCATAAGGCTGGTACTGCCCGCAGGATGCACTGTGGTGGGATTTTCGGACGACATAGCGCTGGTAACGGTAGCGAAAACCCTCGACGAGATCACGGATATGTGCAGCCTCGCGATAGACACCCTCATGTGCTGGCTCGCAGACAACGGGTTAGCAGTCGCCGAGCACAAAACGGAGGCAGTGCTCATAAGCAGCAGGAAGACTGTGGA CAGCCAAAGCATCCAGATCAACTGCAGCCATCTCAAGGATGATGGCCAATACTCGAGGACCGAAACAGCACAGCAGAAGGATTATAGCCACAGTGGTGACATCTACCATATTGTACGCCGCGCCCATATGGGCCGAAGCCATGAAGACCGCATCATACAGCCGCCAGTGCAAAGCTGTTTCCGAGGAAGCCGCGCTAGCGGTAGCCGGTACTATACCGATAGACCTGCTGGCGGCAGAACGAAGAACTGGGAGCACAGGAAGCAGGACTCAACGCAGCAACACGATCGAGGCATGGCAAAGGAG AGGCGACACGGACAGGTAGACTTCTACCTCACGCAGATGATCTCTGGGCACGGATGTTTCAAGGAATACCTGCATAGGTTTAATCACGAGCCAAACCCCTACTGCGACCACTGCGGCACAGGAAGCATCGAAGACGCGGAGCACGCGCTATTCATCTGCCCCCTATTCGTTAGGTACCGAGCCGAAGCTGAAACGACAACCGTTTGTAACCTGACAGCGGACAACGTGATCAGCTGCATGCTGGAAAGCCAAAGCAAGTGGGACGCGATAGCCAACATGGCCGCTGGCATCCTGAAGGAGCTAAGGCGTCGAGAACGGAGTCGACGCATCCAGCCATAA